In Drosophila santomea strain STO CAGO 1482 chromosome 3L, Prin_Dsan_1.1, whole genome shotgun sequence, a single window of DNA contains:
- the LOC120448083 gene encoding girdin isoform X7 → MAGTATATPMEIDEFVNSSIISWLESCLPRAELLAGYTSLLDGHIIHSVWLQIDPEPQNNPSELNDLNGKSLSIARAKNFECVVRNLKCFFEEELGQTILVLPDVFTLGHHPESKNGLEQMKTLLTLLLGAAVQCPNKELFIARIKELDLETQHAIVGLIKQVTDSHSLVLTEDSLERLTPQSMYTHILRLTKERDVMYLKWIDLACVETEMATNDNLVECGQGVSVSRSPSNGTATSTPSSSSNSESNHLAVECADLRSKNRKLRQELEEKSENLLELREELDDKKARFDKLRQESQEWFTEAKRASAYRDEVDILRERAERADRLEVEVQKYREKLGDSDFYKSRVEELREDNRVLLESKEMLEEQLQRYRKRTEHAISLESEIIKYKQKLNDMALERDVDRSKLEELLEENAQLQLVARNLNSTIDLDKSFSENEDDCNSGDNSLSEQLTNNAQTRALKLELENRRLTAALEQLKESSFHESTSKMLELEKEKKKLSLKTEQMQENIQRLTQQNVELEGVFKNALEENKKLQDAVDNRQKSYDRQSLEREADRQKLSDAEQHVETLNKEKQRIQTLNESIQRRADDLERLAESKAKELEQYSEKSKQYELTKQKLYEIEAKVSTYERENASLLKEVSKLKEGSEQKSVQLDDSINRLDVQSKEIQKLGKALEDSEQVHQKLVELEKQNQELASQRIIDQEMISTLRNDLVTGTLVTKKVRNNLEKLGLADEEPGELNVEHVVEKLVRNPETFKTVREIMLNVTREQLEEEEREGGVKSDMCVLCHRQEIFTVEKNIELAASPVPAPTQPSSQELRFEHKLRLSPARESAELTRIKDSNTQLQTENARLSVDVAALGSQITSLNTQHVALQLANSQLAAEKDTLLKEIDSLQQEHKHALQDQVTLQCLHDQLSAEYESLNKDKEQLKAAVRDLRQELRDTREQQSALEQRIEDLTIQNNNMKTCSEDLSILRTEHSKLTDDFRNLFATSDRFKNEYKNIQEQYKMVRMEHSSLKLQNTELSGELNAKSDQVRCLQMEYSKVQQRCEMLIQNNAELDSERKALMDNVSQLLSQYQELLAISLEDKKHFHEEEKNYTERVHSLKRQKEKLEEKIMEHYKKSETTVHKKKPFASMLVRRVKKASSDLMNKVPSRNRRSWVDDARTNSQFVIGSESGGNESDNSNEEPLSIASDTHLLQRNVPLRQSLQRSLEAPDVTGSSLTLGTAGSRRTVYLIDEHQKLPDGSTPGAAQSQSGGSSGSGNAATPTPAEPQTPQKSTENSASVGPATFLMYNRINTTIGGTPNSGDQSPLLQASGSVSGSTMQDDKSARKRTEDKSNSIWYEYGCV, encoded by the exons atggCTGGCACTGCGACCGCGACGCCAATGGAAATTGATGAATTTGTAAATTCGTCCATAATTTCTTGG CTGGAATCATGTCTGCCACGTGCCGAGCTTCTCGCCGGGTACACCTCCCTGCTGGATGGCCACATAATCCACAGCGTTTGGCTGCAGATCGATCCTGAGCCGCAGAATAATCCCAGCGAGCTGAACGATCTTAATGGGAAATCTCTCAGCATCGCGAGGGCAAAGAACTTTGAGTGCGTCGTGAGGAATCTAAAGTGTTTCTTTGAGGAGGAGCTAGGTCAAACCATATTGGTCCTCCCAGATGTCTTCACCCTGGGTCATCATCCGGAGAGTAAAAACGGGCTCGAACAGATGAAGACCTTGCTGACCCTGCTTCTCGGCGCAGCAGTGCAATGTCCCAACAAGGAACTGTTTATTGCTCGCATCAAGGAACTGGACTTAGAAACGCAGCACGCTATTGTGGGGCTGATCAAACAGGTGACCGACAGCCACAGTTTGGTGCTCACCGAGGACTCCTTGGAGCGGCTTACGCCGCAGAGCATGTACACGCACATACTGCGTCTGACCAAGGAGCGAGATGTCATGTATCTCAAGTGGATCGATTTGGCGTGCGTGGAGACCGAAATGGCAACCAACGACAATTTGGTGGAGTGTGGCCAAGGCGTCAGCGTTTCACGTTCTCCTTCAAACGGAACAGCCACCTCAACACCTTCATCTTCCTCCAACTCGGAAAGCAATCACCTTGCGGTAGAATGTGCCGATCTCCGTTCGAAGAACCGCAAGCTGCGTCAAGAACT CGAGGAAAAGTCCGAGAATCTTTTGGAGCTGCGTGAGGAGCTGGATGACAAAAAGGCGCGCTTTGACAAGCTGCGCCAGGAAAGCCAAGAATGGTTTACGGAGGCCAAGCGGGCATCGGCATATCGTGACGAGGTGGACATACTCCGGGAAAGGGCTGAACGAGCTGATCGCCTGGAGGTGGAAGTTCAGAAGTACCGCGAAAAACTCGGAGACTCCGACTTTTATAAATCGCGCGTGGAGGAACTGCGTGAGGATAACCGTGTGCTGCTTGAATCCAA GGaaatgctggaggagcagtTACAGCGTTACCGAAAAAGGACTGAGCATGCCATCTCCCTGGAATCCGAGATCATTAAATACAAGCAAAAGCTCAACGACATGGCTCTCGAACGGGACGTAGATCGCTCCAAGCTAGAAGAGCTGCTGGAGGAGAATGCGCAACTGCAACTGGTGGCCAGGAATCTCAACTCAACGATTGATTTGGATAAATCCTTTTCCGAAAACGAAGACGATTGCAACTCAGGCGACAATAGCCTTTCGGAACAGCTAACGAACAATGCTCAAACCCGTGCACTTAAGCTCGAGCTGGAGAACCGTCGTTTGACTGCTGCACTGGAACAATTAAAGGAAAGTAGCTTCCACGAATCCACCAGCAAGATGCTAGAACTCGAGAAGGAGAAGAAAAAGCTGTCTCTTAAAACTGAGCAGATGCAAGAAAACATCCAGCGTCTCACTCAGCAGAATGTCGAACTGGAAGGGGTCTTTAAAAATGCCCTGGAGGAGAACAAAAAATTACAGGATGCCGTGGATAATCGGCAAAAGAGCTACGATCGACAGAGCCTGGAACGCGAGGCTGACCGTCAAAAGCTTTCTGATGCCGAGCAACATGTCGAAACCCTAAACAAAGAAAAGCAACGCATCCAAACTCTAAACGAAAGCATTCAGCGTAGAGCCGACGATCTTGAACGGTTGGCGGAGAGCAAGGCAAAGGAACTAGAGCAATACTCGGAAAAATCAAAGCAATACGAGCTTACTAAACAGAAGCTCTATGAAATCGAAGCAAAGGTCTCCACTTATGAGCGCGAAAACGCCAGCCTGCTTAAGGAAGTGTCCAAGCTCAAGGAGGGCAGTGAGCAAAAGTCTGTGCAGCTGGACGACAGTATTAATCGGCTCGATGTACAGAGCAAGGAAATTCAAAAACTGGGTAAAGCACTGGAAGATTCGGAGCAAGTGCATCAGAAGCTTGTGGAACTGGAAAAGCAAAACCAAGAGCTAGCTTCACAGCGCATTATTGATCAAGAGATGATAAGCACCCTTCGAAACGACTTGGTCACTGGTACTCTAGTAACGAAGAAAGTGCGAAACAACTTGGAGAAACTGGGATTGGCGGACGAAGAGCCCGGTGAGCTGAATGTGGAGCATGTGGTGGAGAAACTGGTGCGCAATCCGGAGACTTTTAAAACGGTTCGCGAGATAATGCTAAACGTGACCCGagagcagctggaggaggaggagcgaGAAGGTGGCGTCAAGTCCGACATGTGTGTGCTATGCCACCGTCAGGAGATCTTTACGGTGGAAAAGAACATTGAGCTCGCGGCTTCTCCAGTTCCTGCACCAACGCAACCTTCTTCGCAGGAACTTCGCTTCGAGCACAAGCTACGTCTTAGTCCAGCACGAGAATCAGCAGAGCTGACCCGTATTAAGGATTCTAACACTCAGCTTCAGACGGAGAATGCTCGTCTCAGCGTGGACGTGGCTGCTCTGGGCTCGCAAATAACGTCGCTGAACACCCAGCATGTAGCTCTACAGCTGGCCAACTCCCAGTTGGCTGCCGAAAAAGACACGCTGCTCAAAGAAATCGATTCACTGCAGCAGGAGCACAAACATGCTTTGCAGGATCAGGTTACGTTGCAATGCCTGCATGATCAACTCTCCGCGGAGTACGAGTCTCTAAACAAGGACAAGGAGCAGCTGAAGGCTGCAGTGCGGGATTTGCGTCAGGAGCTGCGGGATACACGTGAACAGCAGTCGGCATTAGAGCAACGCATTGAGGACTTGACCATTCAGAACAACAACATGAAAACATGCAGCGAGGATCTGTCAATTCTGCGTACCGAGCACTCCAAACTTACAGACGACTTCCGCAATCTTTTCGCCACCAGCGATCGCTTCAAGAACGAATACAAAAACATCCAGGAGCAGTATAAGATGGTACGCATGGAGCACTCCAGCCTGAAGCTACAAAACACTGAGCTCTCTGGCGAGCTAAATGCCAAAAGCGATCAAGTCCGTTGCCTGCAAATGGAATACAGCAAGGTTCAGCAGCGCTGTGAG ATGTTGATTCAAAACAATGCTGAGCTGGACTCGGAGCGCAAGGCTCTAATGGACAATGTGTCTCAATTGCTCTCGCAATATCAGGAACTTTTGGCCATATCCCTGGAGGACAAAAAGCACTTCCATGAGGAGGAAAAGAACTACACCGAACGGGTGCACAGTCTCAAGCGGCAGAAGGAAAAGCTGGAGGAGAAAATAATGGAGCATTACAAAAAGTCAGAGACCACAGTACACAAgaa AAAACCATTCGCCAGTATGTTGGTTAGAAGAGTAAAGAAGGCTAGCTCGGATCTAATGAACAAGGTGCCCAGTCGA AACCGTCGCTCTTGGGTAGATGACGCCCGTACCAATTCCCAGTTCGTAATCGGTTCCGAATCCGGCGGCAATGAGTCAGATAATAGCAATGAGGAGCCACTGTCCATTGCCTCCGACACGCACCTGCTCCAAAGGAATGTCCCGCTCCGCCAAAGTTTGCAGCG CAGTCTTGAAGCGCCAGACGTGACGGGCAGTAGTCTGACCCTCGGAACGGCCGGCTCTCGACGCACCGTTTATCTTATCGATGAGCACCAGAAGCTTCCCGATGGCTCCACTCCCGGCGCCGCACAGTCGCAGTCGGGTGGCAGCAGTGGCTCCGGCAATGCCGCAACTCCAACGCCCGCGGAACCGCAGACGCCTCAGAAGAGTACCGAAAACAGTGCCTCGGTGGGCCCAGCCACGTTTCTGATGTACAACCGGATAAACACCACGATCGGAGGAACCCCGAACAGTGGGGACCAGAGCCCTCTGCTGCAGGCCAGCGGCAGCGTCTCGGGATCGACCATGCAGGATGACAAGTCGGCAAGGAAGCGGACCGAAGACAAGAGCAATAGCATCTGGTATGAGTACGGCTGCGTCTAA
- the LOC120448083 gene encoding girdin isoform X4, translated as MAGTATATPMEIDEFVNSSIISWLESCLPRAELLAGYTSLLDGHIIHSVWLQIDPEPQNNPSELNDLNGKSLSIARAKNFECVVRNLKCFFEEELGQTILVLPDVFTLGHHPESKNGLEQMKTLLTLLLGAAVQCPNKELFIARIKELDLETQHAIVGLIKQVTDSHSLVLTEDSLERLTPQSMYTHILRLTKERDVMYLKWIDLACVETEMATNDNLVECGQGVSVSRSPSNGTATSTPSSSSNSESNHLAVECADLRSKNRKLRQELEEKSENLLELREELDDKKARFDKLRQESQEWFTEAKRASAYRDEVDILRERAERADRLEVEVQKYREKLGDSDFYKSRVEELREDNRVLLESKEMLEEQLQRYRKRTEHAISLESEIIKYKQKLNDMALERDVDRSKLEELLEENAQLQLVARNLNSTIDLDKSFSENEDDCNSGDNSLSEQLTNNAQTRALKLELENRRLTAALEQLKESSFHESTSKMLELEKEKKKLSLKTEQMQENIQRLTQQNVELEGVFKNALEENKKLQDAVDNRQKSYDRQSLEREADRQKLSDAEQHVETLNKEKQRIQTLNESIQRRADDLERLAESKAKELEQYSEKSKQYELTKQKLYEIEAKVSTYERENASLLKEVSKLKEGSEQKSVQLDDSINRLDVQSKEIQKLGKALEDSEQVHQKLVELEKQNQELASQRIIDQEMISTLRNDLVTGTLVTKKVRNNLEKLGLADEEPGELNVEHVVEKLVRNPETFKTVREIMLNVTREQLEEEEREGGVKSDMCVLCHRQEIFTVEKNIELAASPVPAPTQPSSQELRFEHKLRLSPARESAELTRIKDSNTQLQTENARLSVDVAALGSQITSLNTQHVALQLANSQLAAEKDTLLKEIDSLQQEHKHALQDQVTLQCLHDQLSAEYESLNKDKEQLKAAVRDLRQELRDTREQQSALEQRIEDLTIQNNNMKTCSEDLSILRTEHSKLTDDFRNLFATSDRFKNEYKNIQEQYKMVRMEHSSLKLQNTELSGELNAKSDQVRCLQMEYSKVQQRCEMLIQNNAELDSERKALMDNVSQLLSQYQELLAISLEDKKHFHEEEKNYTERVHSLKRQKEKLEEKIMEHYKKSETTVHKKKPFASMLVRRVKKASSDLMNKVPSRNRRSWVDDARTNSQFVIGSESGGNESDNSNEEPLSIASDTHLLQRNVPLRQSLQRDLLDNSIQRGGAVRSSLQAQKRTDLNNSRRNSVHGLEAPDVTGSSLTLGTAGSRRTVYLIDEHQKLPDGSTPGAAQSQSGGSSGSGNAATPTPAEPQTPQKSTENSASVGPATFLMYNRINTTIGGTPNSGDQSPLLQASGSVSGSTMQDDKSARKRTEDKSNSIWYEYGCV; from the exons atggCTGGCACTGCGACCGCGACGCCAATGGAAATTGATGAATTTGTAAATTCGTCCATAATTTCTTGG CTGGAATCATGTCTGCCACGTGCCGAGCTTCTCGCCGGGTACACCTCCCTGCTGGATGGCCACATAATCCACAGCGTTTGGCTGCAGATCGATCCTGAGCCGCAGAATAATCCCAGCGAGCTGAACGATCTTAATGGGAAATCTCTCAGCATCGCGAGGGCAAAGAACTTTGAGTGCGTCGTGAGGAATCTAAAGTGTTTCTTTGAGGAGGAGCTAGGTCAAACCATATTGGTCCTCCCAGATGTCTTCACCCTGGGTCATCATCCGGAGAGTAAAAACGGGCTCGAACAGATGAAGACCTTGCTGACCCTGCTTCTCGGCGCAGCAGTGCAATGTCCCAACAAGGAACTGTTTATTGCTCGCATCAAGGAACTGGACTTAGAAACGCAGCACGCTATTGTGGGGCTGATCAAACAGGTGACCGACAGCCACAGTTTGGTGCTCACCGAGGACTCCTTGGAGCGGCTTACGCCGCAGAGCATGTACACGCACATACTGCGTCTGACCAAGGAGCGAGATGTCATGTATCTCAAGTGGATCGATTTGGCGTGCGTGGAGACCGAAATGGCAACCAACGACAATTTGGTGGAGTGTGGCCAAGGCGTCAGCGTTTCACGTTCTCCTTCAAACGGAACAGCCACCTCAACACCTTCATCTTCCTCCAACTCGGAAAGCAATCACCTTGCGGTAGAATGTGCCGATCTCCGTTCGAAGAACCGCAAGCTGCGTCAAGAACT CGAGGAAAAGTCCGAGAATCTTTTGGAGCTGCGTGAGGAGCTGGATGACAAAAAGGCGCGCTTTGACAAGCTGCGCCAGGAAAGCCAAGAATGGTTTACGGAGGCCAAGCGGGCATCGGCATATCGTGACGAGGTGGACATACTCCGGGAAAGGGCTGAACGAGCTGATCGCCTGGAGGTGGAAGTTCAGAAGTACCGCGAAAAACTCGGAGACTCCGACTTTTATAAATCGCGCGTGGAGGAACTGCGTGAGGATAACCGTGTGCTGCTTGAATCCAA GGaaatgctggaggagcagtTACAGCGTTACCGAAAAAGGACTGAGCATGCCATCTCCCTGGAATCCGAGATCATTAAATACAAGCAAAAGCTCAACGACATGGCTCTCGAACGGGACGTAGATCGCTCCAAGCTAGAAGAGCTGCTGGAGGAGAATGCGCAACTGCAACTGGTGGCCAGGAATCTCAACTCAACGATTGATTTGGATAAATCCTTTTCCGAAAACGAAGACGATTGCAACTCAGGCGACAATAGCCTTTCGGAACAGCTAACGAACAATGCTCAAACCCGTGCACTTAAGCTCGAGCTGGAGAACCGTCGTTTGACTGCTGCACTGGAACAATTAAAGGAAAGTAGCTTCCACGAATCCACCAGCAAGATGCTAGAACTCGAGAAGGAGAAGAAAAAGCTGTCTCTTAAAACTGAGCAGATGCAAGAAAACATCCAGCGTCTCACTCAGCAGAATGTCGAACTGGAAGGGGTCTTTAAAAATGCCCTGGAGGAGAACAAAAAATTACAGGATGCCGTGGATAATCGGCAAAAGAGCTACGATCGACAGAGCCTGGAACGCGAGGCTGACCGTCAAAAGCTTTCTGATGCCGAGCAACATGTCGAAACCCTAAACAAAGAAAAGCAACGCATCCAAACTCTAAACGAAAGCATTCAGCGTAGAGCCGACGATCTTGAACGGTTGGCGGAGAGCAAGGCAAAGGAACTAGAGCAATACTCGGAAAAATCAAAGCAATACGAGCTTACTAAACAGAAGCTCTATGAAATCGAAGCAAAGGTCTCCACTTATGAGCGCGAAAACGCCAGCCTGCTTAAGGAAGTGTCCAAGCTCAAGGAGGGCAGTGAGCAAAAGTCTGTGCAGCTGGACGACAGTATTAATCGGCTCGATGTACAGAGCAAGGAAATTCAAAAACTGGGTAAAGCACTGGAAGATTCGGAGCAAGTGCATCAGAAGCTTGTGGAACTGGAAAAGCAAAACCAAGAGCTAGCTTCACAGCGCATTATTGATCAAGAGATGATAAGCACCCTTCGAAACGACTTGGTCACTGGTACTCTAGTAACGAAGAAAGTGCGAAACAACTTGGAGAAACTGGGATTGGCGGACGAAGAGCCCGGTGAGCTGAATGTGGAGCATGTGGTGGAGAAACTGGTGCGCAATCCGGAGACTTTTAAAACGGTTCGCGAGATAATGCTAAACGTGACCCGagagcagctggaggaggaggagcgaGAAGGTGGCGTCAAGTCCGACATGTGTGTGCTATGCCACCGTCAGGAGATCTTTACGGTGGAAAAGAACATTGAGCTCGCGGCTTCTCCAGTTCCTGCACCAACGCAACCTTCTTCGCAGGAACTTCGCTTCGAGCACAAGCTACGTCTTAGTCCAGCACGAGAATCAGCAGAGCTGACCCGTATTAAGGATTCTAACACTCAGCTTCAGACGGAGAATGCTCGTCTCAGCGTGGACGTGGCTGCTCTGGGCTCGCAAATAACGTCGCTGAACACCCAGCATGTAGCTCTACAGCTGGCCAACTCCCAGTTGGCTGCCGAAAAAGACACGCTGCTCAAAGAAATCGATTCACTGCAGCAGGAGCACAAACATGCTTTGCAGGATCAGGTTACGTTGCAATGCCTGCATGATCAACTCTCCGCGGAGTACGAGTCTCTAAACAAGGACAAGGAGCAGCTGAAGGCTGCAGTGCGGGATTTGCGTCAGGAGCTGCGGGATACACGTGAACAGCAGTCGGCATTAGAGCAACGCATTGAGGACTTGACCATTCAGAACAACAACATGAAAACATGCAGCGAGGATCTGTCAATTCTGCGTACCGAGCACTCCAAACTTACAGACGACTTCCGCAATCTTTTCGCCACCAGCGATCGCTTCAAGAACGAATACAAAAACATCCAGGAGCAGTATAAGATGGTACGCATGGAGCACTCCAGCCTGAAGCTACAAAACACTGAGCTCTCTGGCGAGCTAAATGCCAAAAGCGATCAAGTCCGTTGCCTGCAAATGGAATACAGCAAGGTTCAGCAGCGCTGTGAG ATGTTGATTCAAAACAATGCTGAGCTGGACTCGGAGCGCAAGGCTCTAATGGACAATGTGTCTCAATTGCTCTCGCAATATCAGGAACTTTTGGCCATATCCCTGGAGGACAAAAAGCACTTCCATGAGGAGGAAAAGAACTACACCGAACGGGTGCACAGTCTCAAGCGGCAGAAGGAAAAGCTGGAGGAGAAAATAATGGAGCATTACAAAAAGTCAGAGACCACAGTACACAAgaa AAAACCATTCGCCAGTATGTTGGTTAGAAGAGTAAAGAAGGCTAGCTCGGATCTAATGAACAAGGTGCCCAGTCGA AACCGTCGCTCTTGGGTAGATGACGCCCGTACCAATTCCCAGTTCGTAATCGGTTCCGAATCCGGCGGCAATGAGTCAGATAATAGCAATGAGGAGCCACTGTCCATTGCCTCCGACACGCACCTGCTCCAAAGGAATGTCCCGCTCCGCCAAAGTTTGCAGCG GGATTTGCTGGATAACTCGATCCAACGAGGCGGCGCCGTGCGCAGTAGCCTGCAGGCTCAGAAACGTACGGATTTGAATAACTCACGTAGAAATAGCGTGCACGG TCTTGAAGCGCCAGACGTGACGGGCAGTAGTCTGACCCTCGGAACGGCCGGCTCTCGACGCACCGTTTATCTTATCGATGAGCACCAGAAGCTTCCCGATGGCTCCACTCCCGGCGCCGCACAGTCGCAGTCGGGTGGCAGCAGTGGCTCCGGCAATGCCGCAACTCCAACGCCCGCGGAACCGCAGACGCCTCAGAAGAGTACCGAAAACAGTGCCTCGGTGGGCCCAGCCACGTTTCTGATGTACAACCGGATAAACACCACGATCGGAGGAACCCCGAACAGTGGGGACCAGAGCCCTCTGCTGCAGGCCAGCGGCAGCGTCTCGGGATCGACCATGCAGGATGACAAGTCGGCAAGGAAGCGGACCGAAGACAAGAGCAATAGCATCTGGTATGAGTACGGCTGCGTCTAA